ATGGACAGAGAAACCTTGCCATCTTTAGTGATGTCAATAATCTCAGCCCTTACTTCGTCCCCCACACTCACAGCATCTTTTGGATGATCAAGTCTTTGCCATGCAATTTCAGAAATATGAACCAATCCTTCTTTATTATTATTAAACGTAATAAATATACCAAAATCAACTAGCCCGCTAATTTTTCCCTTAACCTTGTCTCCTATTTTATATTTTTTATAATCGTCCGATCCTTTTTCGTTTACAATTGACTTCTCAGAAACTATTAGTTTTTCATTTTTTTCATCAGCAGTAATAATACCAACTTCTATGTTTTTGCCGATGAATTTTTTGATTTTTTCTAAAATTTTATTTTTATCACCATCTTCCACTCTTGGATAATTTTTTTGAGAAAGTTGAGACACTGGTAAAAATCCCTGTGTTTTTTTATAGGAAACAATCAATCCTCCCTTATTAGCATCAAGGACTTTAACAATTATTGGTTTTTTATTGGTTGTTATTTCGTTAATTTTATTCCAAGCTATTTTATGGCTTGCCTGCCTAAAAGATAATTCAATTAATCCTGTTTCGTTTTCTGTTTCAATAACTATGGCTGATGTTTTGTCTCCTTTTTTTAGGTTTGAGAATTCCCCTGATTTATCTAGTAGTTCAGGGCCTCTTATTACACCAGTAAAAATTCCTTCGAGGTCTAAATAAATTTCATTTCTTCCGATTTCAATGACTTTTCCATAGATTAAATCGTTAATCCTTGGCAGTGATTTTATCAAAAGAGAGTAGTCAATTTTGTTTTTAGTCATAAATTAATTAATGTTTTTTAATATAAGAATTGTTTAGATGCTCTTATTATAACTAATTTTTTAATATTGACAAGGTTTGTTTTCTCTTTTATTATGGCATTATATTATGAGTATAAAAAAAATTATATTTTTTTCAGTTGCCTGTCTATCTTTTTTGTTTTTTATTTTTTTTACATATTTTTATTGCCCCCCAGATGATTTAATTGAGTTGGCTGGAGATAAAATTTTTTTTTATTTACATTTAAACTTAAATAAATTTAATCACAGTGGAAGGATTACAAATAAATGGATAGCTAGTAAAAACATAGACAATGTTTTAAAAGAATTAGGTAAAAGTGATTCTGTTTTTAATATTATCGGCAAAAATATAAATAAAGAAAATCTTCCATTATTAGACCAGGCAAGCATTTTTCTACTAAATTCAGATAAAAATAATTTAGGAGTTATTCTCTTACTAAAAACAAAGAAAAATGCTAGTTCTTTAGAAGTATTTAAAAAAAATAAAAAAATAACCAAGAACATAATTTTAATAGAATCAGAAAAAGGAATTTATAAAAAATTAAAGCAAGTTAATAAAAATACAAAAAATAATTTATTAAATTTTTTTGTAATTGGCAAAGGTTTTTTAAATGTGAATAAATTAAAAGATAACCCAGATAATGGGTTTGGAGGTTTTGTTGATTTTAGTTTAATGCATTCATTAAACAATTTTTCAATAAAAGAATTATTAAATACATACAAAGATATTGTTCCAGAAAAATTATGTTTTATTATTAACTCTTTTGATTCGGATATTTATTCTAATTCTTTTGATTTGCCATTTATGTTAAGAAATGATGTTAGAAAAAGTTTTGTGATAATTTTTCCAAAACAAATTACTCTTGACCATTTAATTAAAAAGGCAAGGGCTCAACTTGCGTATAATTTTCCGATTAAGAAAAAAGTTGTTTTGCCTGATAATTCAATTTTTATTGAAAAAATAACAGAACCCACTAATTTCGAATTTAAAACAATAAAAAAAGATTTTAACAAATTTTATTATTGGCAGGACACAGAGAATGTTAAGAGGGCAGAAGATGTTATTTTTTCAGAAACAGAAGAACATGTGCTGCTTTCTAATGATTTTTCTTTTCTTGAAAAAATAATTTCATCTAACCTTTTAAGAGAAACAGACATAAACAAGGCAGTTATTCTGGAAATAGAAGAATTTAACATTTCAAAATTAATAATAAAAGAGAGTCAAGACAATGGGTTTAGTGGTTGCTTTGTTTTTCAAAATTAATGTGTATAACTGCTCTTGATATTTATTGTCTGAATAATATAATACAAGGATAATATATTTTAAATAATTTATGTTTAATAAAGAATTTCTAGAAGAAATTAAAACTCAATTAAAAGAAAAAAAGAAAGAAGCAAAAAAAATGTTAAAATCATTTACTGCTAAGAGTACTCGCTTAAAAGGGGACTATGAAGCAAAGTTCCCTAATTATGGAAGAGCGGAAGATGAAAATGCTGATGAGGTTGCTCTTTTTACTGACCGACTTTGCTCAGAGAAAGTTTTAGAAGATTCCTTGGAAAGAATAGAGTTATCTTTAAGAAGAATTAAAACAAAAAAATTTGGAATCTGTGAATCTTGTTCAGAAAAAATTTCTAAAAAAAGATTAAGAGCTGTTCCAACTGCATTGAATTGCATTGCTTGCAAAAAGAAATCATGAGTTTTTTTAAAAAAAAGCAAAGTGTTTTTTTTGTTATTTGGCTATTTTTTGTTTTTGACAGAATACTAAAATTTTTATCTATAAGTGGAATAAAAGGCAGTTTTTCATTTATTAGTTTTTTGTTTTTTAAAAATGAAAATATATCTTTTCAAATTCCTTTTTCAGGAATGTTTTTTTATTTTATATTAAGTTTTGTTTTTTTATTTATAATTTTTAAAACTATTCAGTGCTATAAAAGAAAGAATATGATAGAATTAGTTAGTTGGTTGTTAATTTTAACAGGAGCATCAAGTAATTTGCTTGACAGGATTAAACACGGAGCTGTTATTGATTAT
The Patescibacteria group bacterium DNA segment above includes these coding regions:
- a CDS encoding TraR/DksA C4-type zinc finger protein; translated protein: MFNKEFLEEIKTQLKEKKKEAKKMLKSFTAKSTRLKGDYEAKFPNYGRAEDENADEVALFTDRLCSEKVLEDSLERIELSLRRIKTKKFGICESCSEKISKKRLRAVPTALNCIACKKKS
- a CDS encoding S1 RNA-binding domain-containing protein, giving the protein MTKNKIDYSLLIKSLPRINDLIYGKVIEIGRNEIYLDLEGIFTGVIRGPELLDKSGEFSNLKKGDKTSAIVIETENETGLIELSFRQASHKIAWNKINEITTNKKPIIVKVLDANKGGLIVSYKKTQGFLPVSQLSQKNYPRVEDGDKNKILEKIKKFIGKNIEVGIITADEKNEKLIVSEKSIVNEKGSDDYKKYKIGDKVKGKISGLVDFGIFITFNNNKEGLVHISEIAWQRLDHPKDAVSVGDEVRAEIIDITKDGKVSLSIKNLLKDPWKNIAKKYSIGQIIDGRVLKINPFGLFVEVDPEIHGLAHISELSKNPIKDIREFANEGDVLKFKIVSIEPEDHRLGLSLASKHDNKSLKKNEEKK
- a CDS encoding signal peptidase II is translated as MSFFKKKQSVFFVIWLFFVFDRILKFLSISGIKGSFSFISFLFFKNENISFQIPFSGMFFYFILSFVFLFIIFKTIQCYKRKNMIELVSWLLILTGASSNLLDRIKHGAVIDYLSLFSLMIFNLADVMIFIGVIILIKNLIFKINFDKIIL